Proteins from a single region of Bdellovibrio bacteriovorus:
- a CDS encoding L,D-transpeptidase family protein: protein MLKTWIKRSLIVGMGFGLLAPVVSHAYGEASVIQNYVGRQALVPLIKPSWGNFILHSDTLNKLYSLRGYEAIWVDSNGAPTAMAQALRSILLTADRHGLNVSDYWDGDVENLYKAALSNPRNWITFELAASEALIRYVTHLSVGRFDPMQIDDDIKFSAKIFKEFAELNTAVSYGPQSMPDALENFAPKYHYHYANLMGMLAKLRTVKAQGSWAQIPQSKVTLEKNVKNPLVLTLRTRLTELGYKGGNLTSDIYDSELEAVVFEFQEYNGLFADGKISAGSSGTINALNTDVNELINKVIINMEKLRWLPRDMEARHIFVNLAMTEVGVYDVGRDIEDPILTFNSVNGQPFRRTPSMRDVIKHVNINPYWTAPRSITIKDKLQELRTYGKRYLDEHDMVLMSENTGAPVPERDLYYIDWKNLTPKNFNYYIKQNPSVKNALGVVKFPLQNPWAIYLHDTNDPDLFRNKYQDRHKSSGCVRLEEAVNLADYLISGKIYGEGKEPKIRWEDLDKTDWSQKSVRSFIPRDGYNVADYKYWDMSVYLKNPMPVYMLYLSAMSSGTKMRFVDDPYGQDKRIELAIKNYRAKGELF, encoded by the coding sequence ATGCTTAAAACATGGATAAAGCGGTCTTTAATTGTCGGAATGGGCTTCGGTTTGCTCGCCCCCGTGGTATCGCATGCTTACGGTGAAGCATCCGTTATTCAAAACTACGTAGGCCGTCAGGCTTTGGTTCCTCTCATTAAGCCCTCTTGGGGCAATTTCATCCTACATTCAGACACTTTAAATAAACTTTATTCTTTGCGTGGATACGAAGCTATTTGGGTGGATTCAAATGGTGCTCCCACGGCAATGGCGCAGGCTCTCCGTAGCATTCTTTTAACGGCGGATCGCCATGGCCTCAATGTCTCTGATTATTGGGATGGCGATGTTGAGAATTTGTATAAAGCGGCGCTTTCTAATCCTCGCAACTGGATCACTTTTGAGTTGGCGGCTTCTGAAGCACTGATTCGTTATGTGACTCACTTATCAGTGGGAAGATTCGATCCAATGCAAATTGATGATGATATTAAATTTTCGGCGAAAATATTTAAAGAATTTGCAGAATTGAATACGGCGGTCTCTTATGGTCCGCAATCAATGCCCGATGCCTTGGAGAACTTTGCACCTAAATACCACTATCATTATGCCAATTTGATGGGAATGTTAGCAAAACTAAGAACGGTGAAAGCACAGGGTTCTTGGGCACAAATTCCTCAATCGAAGGTGACCTTAGAAAAAAATGTCAAAAATCCTTTGGTGCTAACTCTGCGCACTCGCCTAACTGAGTTGGGATATAAGGGTGGTAATCTTACGAGTGACATTTATGACAGTGAGCTTGAGGCCGTCGTTTTTGAATTTCAGGAGTATAATGGACTATTTGCTGATGGAAAAATATCGGCGGGAAGTTCTGGTACTATCAATGCTCTTAATACAGATGTGAATGAGTTAATTAATAAAGTAATCATCAATATGGAGAAGCTTCGTTGGTTACCACGCGACATGGAAGCCCGACATATTTTCGTTAACTTGGCGATGACTGAAGTCGGTGTTTATGATGTTGGTCGCGATATCGAAGATCCCATACTAACATTTAACTCAGTAAATGGTCAGCCATTCCGTAGAACACCTTCAATGAGAGACGTAATCAAGCATGTGAATATCAATCCATACTGGACCGCTCCTCGAAGCATTACCATTAAAGATAAGCTTCAAGAGTTGCGCACTTACGGGAAAAGATATCTAGATGAACATGACATGGTTCTTATGTCGGAAAACACAGGAGCTCCAGTTCCGGAAAGAGATTTGTACTATATTGACTGGAAGAATCTCACCCCGAAAAATTTCAATTATTACATTAAACAGAATCCATCTGTTAAGAATGCCTTGGGTGTCGTGAAGTTCCCTTTACAAAATCCTTGGGCAATTTACTTGCATGACACTAATGATCCAGATCTTTTTAGAAACAAATATCAAGACAGACATAAAAGCTCGGGTTGCGTGCGTTTAGAGGAGGCTGTGAACCTCGCTGACTATTTAATCTCGGGGAAAATTTACGGAGAAGGCAAAGAACCAAAAATTAGATGGGAAGATCTTGATAAAACAGACTGGAGCCAAAAAAGCGTTCGCTCATTTATTCCTCGCGATGGATATAATGTTGCCGATTACAAATATTGGGACATGTCTGTATATCTGAAAAATCCTATGCCAGTTTATATGTTGTATTTATCTGCAATGTCTAGTGGAACAAAAATGAGATTTGTTGATGACCCCTACGGCCAAGATAAACGCATCGAACTGGCAATCAAAAACTACCGCGCCAAGGGCGAGCTTTTCTAA
- a CDS encoding cell division protein ZapA — MNSDKKTFDFLIAGVPYKLKTSHDDATVDELVQFVNSKMNQALSVTKNGSYQNAAVLTAMNLAEELILLKRKAHRELEKLEEKALRISLELENSKNNSNKVLNN, encoded by the coding sequence GTGAACTCTGACAAAAAGACCTTCGATTTTCTTATCGCGGGTGTCCCTTACAAATTAAAAACCTCTCATGACGATGCCACGGTGGATGAGCTCGTCCAATTTGTAAACAGCAAAATGAATCAAGCCCTGTCTGTAACCAAGAACGGTTCTTACCAGAATGCCGCAGTTTTAACTGCGATGAATTTGGCCGAAGAACTGATCCTCCTTAAAAGAAAAGCGCATCGCGAGCTTGAAAAGCTTGAAGAGAAAGCTTTGCGTATTTCTTTAGAACTCGAAAATTCCAAGAACAACAGCAATAAGGTTTTGAACAACTAA
- a CDS encoding oxidoreductase, whose amino-acid sequence MMTYPTTITLIGATGLVGGELLSILSQIAEVKNIKAVTRRPLGKIPARTENIVMNLDQMEGQVDALKAEVFVCCLGTTIKTAGSQEAFRKVDYEYVMSFARVAEKVGAKKFLVVSAMGADANSSIFYNRTKGEMERDLKALNIPQIEIFQPSLILGDRKEHRSGEAFAQKLSPLLNPLLVGPLKKYRAIEATTIAKAMTIAILDFHPGRHTYRSDKIQNIVDETAKLRPK is encoded by the coding sequence ATGATGACCTATCCAACCACTATCACACTTATTGGTGCCACCGGCCTTGTCGGCGGCGAGCTTCTTTCCATCCTTTCGCAAATCGCAGAGGTGAAAAATATCAAAGCCGTCACTCGCCGTCCCTTGGGGAAAATCCCTGCGCGCACCGAAAATATTGTAATGAACTTAGATCAGATGGAAGGACAGGTGGACGCCTTAAAGGCTGAAGTTTTCGTGTGCTGCCTGGGCACCACGATCAAAACCGCCGGATCCCAAGAGGCCTTTCGCAAAGTGGATTATGAGTACGTCATGAGCTTTGCCCGCGTGGCAGAAAAAGTGGGCGCAAAAAAATTCTTAGTGGTTTCGGCGATGGGCGCCGATGCAAATTCCAGCATCTTTTACAACCGAACCAAAGGTGAAATGGAGCGCGACCTGAAAGCTCTGAATATTCCGCAAATTGAAATCTTTCAGCCTTCTTTGATTTTGGGAGACAGAAAGGAACATCGTTCCGGTGAAGCCTTCGCCCAGAAATTATCACCACTCCTAAATCCACTGCTTGTGGGGCCTTTAAAAAAATACCGAGCGATTGAAGCGACGACTATCGCGAAAGCCATGACGATTGCGATCTTGGACTTCCATCCCGGCAGGCACACTTATCGTTCCGACAAAATCCAGAATATCGTGGACGAAACCGCAAAGCTTCGCCCGAAATAG